Below is a genomic region from Drosophila albomicans strain 15112-1751.03 chromosome 2R, ASM965048v2, whole genome shotgun sequence.
TCGTAGATCTTCTCCTCCTTGGGCTCCACAACGGAAACGTTGTCGGGCAGTGGCTTCTTGGGGCCAATCTTGTTCTTGGGATCATAAGGCAACATGATCTTGACCTTGATACCAAGCACGCCCTGGCGCAGCAGCACGTGACGTGTGGCAGTCTCGACGTAGTCGTTGCATGGATCACCGGAGTGGATCATCAGACCATCGACGAACTTCATCGACTTGGCACGCTGACCACGCAGCTTGCCGGACACAACAACCTCGCAGCCCTTGGCGCCAGACTCCATGATGAAGCGCAGCACACCGTAGCAGGCACGACGGACGGCCAGACCTCCAGTGAGCTTGTAACGCAGCGACTCAGCCTGAGCGATGGCGCACAGACCACGAGTGGCGACCTTCTCGGCGTAAAGCTCGATACGGCCAGTCTCGAAGTTGAAACGCTTCTGCACCATGGCGGTGAGCTCGCGAATGCGACGACCCTTCTCGCCCAAAACCTGCTGGGTCTTGGTGGCCATGATGATGATCTCAGTGC
It encodes:
- the LOC117573907 gene encoding 40S ribosomal protein S3 translates to MNMNLTISKKRKFVSDGIFKAELNEFLTRELAEDGYSGVEVRVTPSRTEIIIMATKTQQVLGEKGRRIRELTAMVQKRFNFETGRIELYAEKVATRGLCAIAQAESLRYKLTGGLAVRRACYGVLRFIMESGAKGCEVVVSGKLRGQRAKSMKFVDGLMIHSGDPCNDYVETATRHVLLRQGVLGIKVKIMLPYDPKNKIGPKKPLPDNVSVVEPKEEKIYETPETEYKIPPTNKPLDDLSEAKVL